In a single window of the Fibrobacterota bacterium genome:
- a CDS encoding alkaline phosphatase family protein, whose translation MADRRGTLHNTAVLNVVGLTRSLIGPHTPRIAKFLSEGWSAPLQEVFPAVTCSSQAAMLTGAPPSSNGIVANGWYFHDLAEVGFWKQNNGLIQGEKVYESLKRAHPDFTCAKLFWWYNMYAPVDWSVTPRPQYPADGRKIFDVYAQPFGLRDELVKDLGPFPFFSFWGPGSGIASSQWIAAAAKKVFQSKRPTLNLVYLPHLDYGLQRFGPGAPEMAAELAAIDAVVGDLIDFYRGQGVRIMLVSEYGISKVTRHTHPNRILRRAGLLEIRPSLTWEMLDAGASRAFAVSDHQICHIYVKDKALIPKVAALFEKEPGQKAVLVGDAIAKAGLKHERSGDVILMAEPDNWYTYYYWEDDRKAPDFARCVDIHRKPGYDPVELFLDPGIPAIKAKMAFTLLKKMLGFRYYMDVIPLKPELVKGSHGTPATNPEEAALCISEVKGLQPVTSTLPMTAMKELIAAHVLQGD comes from the coding sequence ATGGCTGATCGGAGAGGGACTTTGCATAACACCGCCGTGCTCAACGTGGTGGGCCTCACGCGCTCCCTCATCGGCCCGCATACGCCCCGCATCGCGAAATTCCTGTCCGAAGGCTGGAGCGCCCCGTTGCAGGAAGTCTTCCCCGCCGTCACCTGTTCCAGCCAGGCGGCCATGCTCACCGGCGCCCCGCCTTCGTCAAACGGCATCGTCGCCAATGGATGGTACTTCCACGATCTCGCCGAAGTCGGCTTCTGGAAACAGAACAACGGTCTCATCCAGGGCGAGAAGGTATATGAAAGCCTCAAGCGGGCCCATCCCGATTTCACCTGCGCCAAGCTGTTCTGGTGGTACAACATGTACGCGCCGGTGGACTGGAGCGTAACGCCCCGTCCGCAATATCCCGCCGACGGACGCAAGATCTTCGACGTATACGCCCAGCCCTTCGGCCTGCGGGACGAATTGGTCAAGGACTTGGGGCCCTTCCCCTTCTTCTCGTTTTGGGGACCCGGATCGGGCATCGCCTCGTCGCAATGGATCGCCGCCGCCGCGAAGAAGGTTTTCCAAAGCAAACGGCCCACTCTGAACCTGGTCTACTTGCCCCATCTCGACTACGGCCTGCAACGTTTCGGCCCGGGTGCGCCGGAAATGGCGGCGGAGCTGGCGGCCATCGACGCCGTGGTGGGCGACTTGATCGATTTCTACCGCGGCCAGGGCGTGCGCATCATGTTGGTTTCCGAGTACGGGATTTCCAAGGTGACGCGGCATACCCATCCTAACCGCATCTTGCGGCGCGCGGGCTTGCTGGAAATACGCCCCAGCCTGACCTGGGAAATGCTGGACGCGGGGGCCAGCCGCGCCTTCGCCGTTTCCGATCACCAGATCTGCCACATCTACGTGAAGGACAAGGCGCTGATCCCGAAGGTGGCCGCCCTGTTCGAAAAGGAACCGGGGCAGAAAGCCGTGCTGGTCGGCGACGCCATCGCCAAGGCGGGGCTGAAGCATGAACGTAGCGGCGACGTGATCCTGATGGCCGAGCCTGACAATTGGTACACCTATTATTACTGGGAGGACGACCGCAAGGCCCCGGACTTCGCCCGCTGCGTGGACATCCACCGCAAACCCGGCTACGATCCCGTCGAGCTGTTCCTCGATCCCGGCATCCCCGCCATCAAGGCCAAGATGGCCTTCACCTTGCTCAAGAAGATGCTGGGCTTCCGCTATTACATGGACGTGATTCCGCTGAAGCCGGAACTGGTGAAAGGGAGCCATGGGACTCCGGCGACGAACCCGGAGGAAGCGGCCCTGTGCATCTCGGAGGTCAAGGGCCTGCAGCCAGTAACGTCTACGTTACCCATGACGGCGATGAAGGAATTGATCGCCGCGCACGTGCTCCAGGGCGATTAG
- a CDS encoding YaeQ family protein, whose amino-acid sequence MAQPVSLHRFQIDFSDIDRGVYKAFDLRLARHPSESETYLLTRLIAYILNDREYLEFSPGGLSDPDAPCIQAATPHGEILLWIEIGNPSARKLHKASKAARQVRVYTYKDVRVLLEEIRGNKVHKAETIEVFSLEAKFLEGLAPSLERTNKWSLLHQEGTLTVTIGNDSSSCELLIHPIQAA is encoded by the coding sequence ATGGCGCAACCCGTTTCCCTGCATCGCTTCCAAATCGATTTCTCCGACATCGATCGCGGGGTGTATAAGGCCTTCGACCTCAGGCTCGCCAGGCATCCCTCCGAATCGGAAACCTACCTACTCACCCGGCTCATCGCCTATATCCTGAACGACCGCGAGTACCTGGAGTTTTCCCCCGGCGGGCTCTCGGATCCGGATGCGCCCTGCATCCAAGCCGCCACGCCGCATGGGGAGATCCTCTTATGGATCGAGATCGGCAACCCTAGCGCGCGGAAGCTGCATAAGGCTTCCAAGGCGGCCAGGCAGGTGCGCGTGTATACCTATAAGGACGTGCGGGTCCTGCTCGAGGAAATCCGCGGGAACAAGGTCCACAAAGCCGAAACCATCGAGGTGTTCTCGCTGGAGGCTAAGTTCCTGGAAGGCCTGGCGCCCTCGCTGGAGCGGACCAACAAATGGAGTCTCCTGCATCAGGAAGGGACCCTTACCGTGACGATCGGCAACGATTCCTCTTCCTGCGAATTACTGATCCACCCGATCCAGGCCGCATGA